One window from the genome of Carnobacteriaceae bacterium zg-84 encodes:
- the dnaA gene encoding chromosomal replication initiator protein DnaA: MNHLDDIWHYLLVELKKLFTKGMYEIYIESAKPIKFEQNCLTLLLPEMIHKQTWENLILNSATYILRTKFEQADISLILEEQLPKQPVSKIKNQRRINLNPNYTFDSFVVGSGNTMAHAAALVVSQSPGTAYNPLFIYGGSGLGKTHLMHAIGNTILRNNPSANIHYVTSETFTNDFINSIQTKSQEEFRNHYRNVDLLMVDDIQFLANKESTLEEFFHTFNALHESGKQIVLTSDRLASEIPELPDRLVSRFGSGLSSDITPPDLETRTAILRKKAISNHINIPDDTLNYIAGQVNSNVRDLEAALTRVNFYSLTNHRDIDTNLAAEALKDIVSVNAKRTISIYDVQIEVGKIFSVTIEQLKGKKRNKDIVIPRQIAMYLSREITGNSLPKIGQEFGGKDHTTVMHACDKIQQTIDTNSDMALIKQIEQIRKKLEK; the protein is encoded by the coding sequence ATGAATCATTTAGACGATATTTGGCATTATTTACTTGTTGAATTAAAAAAATTATTCACTAAAGGCATGTACGAAATTTATATTGAATCAGCTAAACCAATAAAATTTGAACAAAATTGTTTAACATTATTATTGCCTGAAATGATTCATAAACAAACATGGGAAAATTTAATTTTAAATTCAGCAACTTACATTTTACGTACAAAATTTGAACAGGCAGATATTTCACTTATTTTAGAAGAACAATTACCAAAACAACCTGTATCAAAAATTAAAAATCAACGTCGTATCAACTTAAACCCTAATTATACATTTGATAGTTTTGTCGTTGGTTCTGGTAATACAATGGCTCATGCTGCTGCACTAGTTGTTTCACAAAGTCCCGGAACAGCCTATAATCCTTTATTCATTTATGGTGGATCCGGACTAGGAAAAACACATTTAATGCATGCTATTGGAAATACTATTTTAAGAAATAATCCCTCTGCAAATATCCACTATGTCACAAGTGAAACATTTACAAATGATTTTATCAATTCGATTCAAACAAAATCACAAGAAGAATTTAGAAATCATTACCGAAATGTTGACTTATTGATGGTAGACGATATTCAATTTTTAGCAAACAAAGAAAGTACATTAGAAGAATTTTTCCATACATTTAATGCTTTACACGAATCTGGTAAACAAATCGTTTTAACAAGTGATCGACTTGCCTCTGAAATTCCAGAATTACCCGATCGCCTTGTTTCTCGTTTTGGTTCTGGTTTATCATCTGATATTACACCACCAGATTTAGAAACGAGAACAGCTATTTTAAGAAAAAAAGCCATTAGTAATCATATCAATATTCCAGATGATACACTTAATTATATTGCAGGACAAGTCAACTCAAACGTTCGTGACCTAGAAGCTGCTTTAACACGTGTTAATTTTTATTCTTTAACCAATCATCGTGATATTGATACAAACTTAGCTGCCGAAGCACTAAAAGATATTGTATCTGTAAATGCCAAACGAACAATATCTATTTATGACGTACAAATCGAAGTTGGAAAAATCTTTAGTGTCACCATTGAACAACTAAAAGGTAAAAAACGAAACAAAGACATCGTTATTCCAAGACAAATTGCGATGTATTTATCAAGAGAAATCACAGGAAATTCTCTTCCAAAAATTGGACAAGAATTTGGTGGAAAAGACCACACCACAGTTATGCATGCATGTGATAAAATACAGCAAACCATAGATACGAATAGCGACATGGCGTTAATCAAACAAATTGAACAAATTCGTAAAAAACTTGAAAAATAA